One window of Quercus robur chromosome 5, dhQueRobu3.1, whole genome shotgun sequence genomic DNA carries:
- the LOC126726236 gene encoding cellulose synthase A catalytic subunit 8 [UDP-forming]-like, whose amino-acid sequence MKSETETNMMEPEHGVPAVCNSCGEHDNTGEVFVACHVCNFSICKACADLGIKEGQKLCLRCGAPYGENPVDDAELKESGNQSTMAAHPNNSQDVGHHSRRISNMSSVDIETNDESGHPIWKNRVESWKDKKNKKKKAATKAEIVTEKDDQVPSEQQMEEEEKQSPEAPETLSSVIPIPPNQIKPYRVVIITRLIILALFFYYRITHPVDGAYGLWLTSIICEIWFALSWILDQFPKWSPINRVTYIDKLCARFEKEGEPSQLASVDVFVSTVDPMKEPPLITANTMLSILAMDYPVDKVCCYLSDDGASMLSFESLVETADFARKWVPFCKKFAIEPRTPEFYFAQKFDYLKDKVQPSFVKERRAIKRDYEEFRVRINALVAKAQKKPEEGWTMQDGRPWPGNDSNDHTGMIQVFLGHSGAHDVDGNELPRLVYISREKRPVYRHHKKAGAENALIRVSAVLTNAPYILNLDCDHYVNNSKAVREAMCFLMDPQVGRDVCYVQFPNRFDGIDRSDRYANRNTVFFDINMKGLDGIQGPVYVGTGCVFNRQALYGYGPPSLPGLPTAPPPSRSWFGKRSSKEPSKDPSEAYRDAKQEELDAGIFNLKEIENYDQNERSLLISQMSLERTFGTSSVFIESTLMENGGVPESVDPSTLIKEAIHVISCGYEQKTSWGREIGWIYGSVTEDILTGFKMHCRGWRSIYCMPLRPAFKGSVPLNLSDRLHQVLRWALGSVEIFLSRHCPLWYGYAAGRLKWLQRLAYINTVVYPFTSFPLVVYCTIPAICLLAGKFIVATDTMTNLGNLLYLGLTISIILTNVIEMWWSGVSIQDWWRNEQFWVIGGVSSHLFAVFQGFLNLMGGIDTNFTVTAKAADDIEFGDLYIVKWTTLLIPPTTLIIINIVGIVAGFSDALNKGIGAWGPLFGKNFFAFWVISHLFPFMKGLMGRQNRTPTIVVLWSVLLASVFSLIWVKIDPFVNKVDSSTIAPTCIAIDCDITT is encoded by the exons ATGAAAAGTGAAACTGAAACAAACATGATGGAGCCTGAGCATGGGGTTCCTGCTGTTTGCAATTCTTGTGGTGAGCATGACAATACTGGGGAGGTGTTTGTGGCTTGCCATGTGTGCAATTTCTCCATTTGTAAAGCTTGTGCTGACTTGGGGATTAAGGAGGGGCAGAAACTATGCTTGCGCTGTGGTGCTCCATATGGTG AGAACCCAGTGGATGATGCTGAACTGAAGGAATCAGGCAATCAATCCACAATGGCAGCTCACCCCAATAACTCTCAG GATGTTGGACATCATTCTAGACGCATCAGTAACATGTCCTCTGTGGATATTG AAACAAATGATGAATCCGGGCATCCTATCTGGAAGAACAGAGTGGAGAGTTGGAAggataaaaagaacaagaagaaaaaggctGCAACTAAGGCTGAAATTGTGACTGAAAAGGATGATCAAGTTCCATCTGAGCAGCAGatggaagaggaagagaaaca GTCCCCAGAGGCTCCAGAAACACTTTCAAGTGTTATTCCAATTCCACCCAACCAAATCAAACCATACAGAGTTGTTATAATCACTCGATTGATAATTTTGGCTCTCTTCTTCTATTACCGAATAACACATCCTGTTGATGGTGCTTATGGTCTGTGGCTCACTTCTATCATATGTGAGATCTGGTTTGCTCTTTCTTGGATATTGGATCAGTTCCCTAAATGGTCTCCAATCAATAGGGTGACATATATCGACAAGCTGTGTGCAAG GTTTGAAAAAGAGGGTGAACCCTCCCAGCTCGCTTCTGTGGATGTCTTTGTGAGCACGGTTGATCCAATGAAAGAACCACCATTGATCACTGCCAATACTATGCTTTCCATCCTTGCAATGGACTACCCCGTGGATAAAGTCTGCTGCTATTTGTCTGATGATGGAGCTTCCATGCTTTCATTTGAATCTCTTGTTGAAACGGCTGACTTTGCAAGAAAGTGGGTACCATTCTGCAAAAAATTTGCTATTGAACCACGTACACCTGAGTTCTACTTTGCACAGAAGTTTGACTATTTGAAGGATAAAGTGCAACCTTCTTTTGTGAAAGAACGTAGAGCAATAAAG AGAGATTATGAAGAGTTTAGAGTGCGCATTAATGCTTTAGTAGCGAAGGCTCAAAAAAAACCAGAAGAAGGTTGGACCATGCAAGATGGAAGACCTTGGCCAGGGAATGACAGTAATGACCACACAGGAATGATTCAG GTTTTCCTTGGACATAGTGGTGCCCATGATGTAGATGGAAATGAACTTCCTCGACTGGTCTATATATCCAGGGAGAAAAGACCAGTCTACCGACACCACAAGAAAGCTGGTGCTGAAAATGCTCTG ATTAGGGTGTCTGCAGTTCTTACAAATGCTCCCTACATCCTCAACCTTGATTGTGATCACTATGTTAACAATAGCAAGGCAGTTCGTGAGGCGATGTGTTTCTTGATGGACCCACAAGTTGGTCGAGATGTATGCTATGTGCAGTTCCCTAATAGGTTTGATGGAATTGATCGTAGTGATCGATATGCCAACCGCAACACAGTTTTCTTTGAT ATTAATATGAAAGGACTAGATGGCATTCAAGGACCAGTTTATGTGGGAACAGGTTGTGTTTTCAATAGGCAAGCACTTTATGGCTATGGACCTCCTTCTTTGCCTGGCTTACCTACGGCTCCTCCCCCATCCCGCTCATGGTTTGGCAAGCGCTCCTCCAAGGAGCCCTCTAAAGATCCTTCAGAGGCTTACCGAGATGCAAAACAGGAAGAACTTGATGCTGGCATCTTTAACCTCAAGGAGATTGAAA ATTATGATCAGAACGAGAGGTCATTGCTGATCTCCCAGATGAGCCTTGAGAGAACTTTTGGCACTTCTTCAGTATTTATTGAGTCTACACTAATGGAAAACGGAGGAGTGCCTGAATCTGTTGACCCATCAACATTGATCAAGGAAGCAATTCATGTCATTAGCTGTGGTTATGAACAGAAGACTTCATGGGGAAGAGAG ATTGGTTGGATATATGGTTCGGTCACTGAGGATATTTTGACGGGTTTCAAAATGCACTGTCGAGGATGGAGATCAATTTACTGCATGCCCTTAAGACCAGCATTCAAAGGTTCAGTCCCCCTCAACCTATCTGATCGACTACACCAAGTTCTCCGGTGGGCACTTGGATCTGTGGAGATTTTCCTTAGCAGACATTGTCCCTTATGGTACGGTTATGCAGCAGGCCGCCTCAAATGGCTTCAAAGACTAGCATATATAAACACAGTTGTTTATCCATTTACATCCTTCCCTCTCGTAGTTTACTGCACAATCCCTGCAATTTGCCTTCTCGCAGGAAAATTTATTGTAGCAACAGATACG ATGACCAACCTCGGAAACCTCCTTTATCTTGGCCTTACCATCTCCATCATTCTTACTAATGTGATTGAGATGTGGTGGAGTGGTGTCAGCATTCAAGACTGGTGGAGAAATGAGCAGTTCTGGGTGATTGGAGGTGTTTCATCCCATCTCTTTGCCGTCTTCCAAGGATTCCTCAACCTGATGGGTGGAATTGATACCAACTTCACAGTCACTGCAAAGGCAGCTGATGACATAGAGTTTGGTGATCTCTACATTGTCAAGTGGACAACACTTCTCATCCCTCCAACAACACTAATCATAATCAACATTGTTGGCATTGTTGCTGGATTTTCTGATGCACTTAACAAGGGAATTGGAGCATGGGGGCCACTCTTTGGCAAGAATTTCTTTGCTTTCTGGGTTATTTCTCACCTCTTTCCATTCATGAAGGGTCTCATGGGTCGCCAGAACCGGACTCCAACCATTGTTGTTCTTTGGTCAGTGCTGTTGGCCTCAGTATTCTCTCTTATTTGGGTGAAGATAGATCCCTTTGTGAACAAAGTTGACAGCTCAACCATTGCCCCAACCTGCATTGCTATAGATTGTGATATCACCACATGA